The Ranitomeya imitator isolate aRanImi1 chromosome 3, aRanImi1.pri, whole genome shotgun sequence genome has a window encoding:
- the TRIM63 gene encoding E3 ubiquitin-protein ligase TRIM63 isoform X2 has product MDYNADIIRDNNPMDSLEKQLICPICLEMFNKPVVILPCQHNLCRKCANDVFQAGNPYWPTRTSVSGGKFRCPTCRHEVILDRHGVYGLQRNLLVENIIDIYKQDCTRPEKKNENHPMCEKHEDERINIYCISCQVPTCSMCKVFGAHKDCEVSPLQNVYQTQKTELNGCISMLVAGNDRIQTIINQLEESSKTIKESSQKKRESVNELFVELNRVIEQKKTDLVERISHAEEEKLDFARSLIVKYQEQLQSSSDLLQSALQAVEQTGHATFLLKSKQLMKRITEASKGSQLEKTESDFENMDQFTLDIEHITECLRNLDFSTCCEYEEEEEDVEEYEEPEEERLEGQQ; this is encoded by the exons ATGGATTACAATGCAGACATTATCCGGGACAATAATCCTATGGACAGCTTGGAGAAACAACTAATTTGCCCTATTTGCCTTGAAATGTTCAATAAACCGGTGGTGATCCTGCCATGCCAACACAACCTGTGTCGGAAATGTGCTAATGATGTATTTCAG gcTGGAAATCCATACTGGCCCACACGAACTTCTGTGTCTGGTGGGAAATTTCGATGCCCAACATGTCGTCACGAGGTCATTTTAGACCGCCATGGAGTTTATGGGCTTCAAAGGAACCTGCTTGTAGAGAACATAATAGACATCTACAAACAGGACTGCACCAG acctgagaaaaaaaatgaaaatcatcCTATGTGTGAGAAGCATGAAGATGAGAGGATAAACATCTATTGTATAAGCTGCCAAGTGCCAACTTGTTCAATGTGTAAAGTATTTGGAGCTCATAAAGACTGTGAAGTTTCTCCCCTCCAGAACGTGTACCAGACTCAGAAG ACAGAACTCAATGGCTGTATATCAATGTTGGTCGCTGGTAATGACAGAATTCAGACTATAATAAACCAACTGGAAGAGTCCTCTAAAACAATAAAG GAAAGCAGTCAAAAGAAGAGGGAATCTGTCAATGAATTATTTGTGGAACTAAACAGAGTGATCGAGCAGAAGAAGACAGATCTTGTGGAGAGGATATCTCATGCTGAGGAAGAAAAGCTAGATTTTGCAAGGTCCCTCATTGTTAAATATCAGGAACAACTTCAGTCCTCATCTGACCTCTTACAAAGTGCACTTCAAGCAGTGGAGCAGACTGGTCATGCCACTTTCCTTCTG AAATCCAAGCAGCTTATGAAAAG AATCACGGAGGCCTCTAAAGGTTCCCAGCTTGAGAAGACAGAATCTGATTTTGAGAATATGGACCAATTTACTTTGGACATCGAGCATATTACTGAATGTTTAAGAAACCTTGATTTTAGTACAT GTTGCGAatacgaggaggaagaggaggatgtagAGGAATATGAAGagccagaagaagaaagacttgaAG GGCAGCAATAA
- the TRIM63 gene encoding E3 ubiquitin-protein ligase TRIM63 isoform X1 → MDYNADIIRDNNPMDSLEKQLICPICLEMFNKPVVILPCQHNLCRKCANDVFQAGNPYWPTRTSVSGGKFRCPTCRHEVILDRHGVYGLQRNLLVENIIDIYKQDCTSRPEKKNENHPMCEKHEDERINIYCISCQVPTCSMCKVFGAHKDCEVSPLQNVYQTQKTELNGCISMLVAGNDRIQTIINQLEESSKTIKESSQKKRESVNELFVELNRVIEQKKTDLVERISHAEEEKLDFARSLIVKYQEQLQSSSDLLQSALQAVEQTGHATFLLKSKQLMKRITEASKGSQLEKTESDFENMDQFTLDIEHITECLRNLDFSTCCEYEEEEEDVEEYEEPEEERLEGQQ, encoded by the exons ATGGATTACAATGCAGACATTATCCGGGACAATAATCCTATGGACAGCTTGGAGAAACAACTAATTTGCCCTATTTGCCTTGAAATGTTCAATAAACCGGTGGTGATCCTGCCATGCCAACACAACCTGTGTCGGAAATGTGCTAATGATGTATTTCAG gcTGGAAATCCATACTGGCCCACACGAACTTCTGTGTCTGGTGGGAAATTTCGATGCCCAACATGTCGTCACGAGGTCATTTTAGACCGCCATGGAGTTTATGGGCTTCAAAGGAACCTGCTTGTAGAGAACATAATAGACATCTACAAACAGGACTGCACCAG TagacctgagaaaaaaaatgaaaatcatcCTATGTGTGAGAAGCATGAAGATGAGAGGATAAACATCTATTGTATAAGCTGCCAAGTGCCAACTTGTTCAATGTGTAAAGTATTTGGAGCTCATAAAGACTGTGAAGTTTCTCCCCTCCAGAACGTGTACCAGACTCAGAAG ACAGAACTCAATGGCTGTATATCAATGTTGGTCGCTGGTAATGACAGAATTCAGACTATAATAAACCAACTGGAAGAGTCCTCTAAAACAATAAAG GAAAGCAGTCAAAAGAAGAGGGAATCTGTCAATGAATTATTTGTGGAACTAAACAGAGTGATCGAGCAGAAGAAGACAGATCTTGTGGAGAGGATATCTCATGCTGAGGAAGAAAAGCTAGATTTTGCAAGGTCCCTCATTGTTAAATATCAGGAACAACTTCAGTCCTCATCTGACCTCTTACAAAGTGCACTTCAAGCAGTGGAGCAGACTGGTCATGCCACTTTCCTTCTG AAATCCAAGCAGCTTATGAAAAG AATCACGGAGGCCTCTAAAGGTTCCCAGCTTGAGAAGACAGAATCTGATTTTGAGAATATGGACCAATTTACTTTGGACATCGAGCATATTACTGAATGTTTAAGAAACCTTGATTTTAGTACAT GTTGCGAatacgaggaggaagaggaggatgtagAGGAATATGAAGagccagaagaagaaagacttgaAG GGCAGCAATAA